The candidate division WOR-3 bacterium genome contains a region encoding:
- a CDS encoding LamG-like jellyroll fold domain-containing protein: protein MRYFKYFLFVFITMGLYLNGQGIVDISSDLIVYWKFDEGTDTIARDVSGYHMHGVLRNAGWTGQGKFGKALSIENGIGYMGTKEQNLEIPKELSVSFWIYRKGPNGSGDEWLVSRNKYGRPFFINVTKGKKIKAFIRGINNGVYVTANTSIQDSVWNHIVVTYKSGEIKIYINGNLDKVDTTLKEDLYYDGKKYSITVGSTDTSNFAMYGYYDEVRIYTRALSASDVRALYDGTGLDATPPLPVGYVYDGLNADMDSTISQTSLSASWGNASDPDSKITKYYYAIGTSPGGSNVVDWTSNSVNTSVFYRGLNLTVGMTYYFSVKAENSSGLQSTVVSSDGIKVVQGNFPNLIEQVKDTLAHWKIDLSYTQYLPPLSEILNRPHYDVRQGGLFTWHTIWQDPPSSHRTIEDIDSVGIKTVRVGSYYNTMPRHDEIKNMALSMRNLKMKVLYTLLAKQRYQTGEFSSDEQWIDSVLAFVDRMIGTFGPNGSFFKENPDVPYEPVIYWEVWNEPALYYMLGRDYWNALNEEGKADLYARMLMAVYRHIRSKPEWNDVKVVAMSLVGTGFFSLVNDAIIKYGGNPRDYYDIVSFHPYVGGPPDVENVMIDSVTGQVAYRKSVINMTKTLRDLMAKYGVSDKPVWFTEIGWSRYNGLNPPTGRPYPVLERQQAAYVVRLYALALRLGIDHVHIMFVSDGDGSNSGFFYTITEHGKLVYRGWYEVAHAVRNFYKVLPAPKIIGALSDGEKGLYAYWMKANENDPNSKTVLMAWNAELPMAINFPASNPNGDYLLVDMFGNTAIIKPQNGQLEIPIGPYPVYLMEGTEIPTYTFINPPEELKVTYVDREKGRVGLSWLASSSSGVSGYHIIRNGEVVGSTSGTSYEDSGILSDRDYTYAVRAYTASGVTSIISNEVQVLRLRDSVDQDDQQPMRFELYQNYPNPFNPVTRIQYEIPSQGRVLLKVYDILGREVAKLVDEVKQAGKYEVEFDGSKLSSGVYFYKLMVGDNAFVRKMVLIK, encoded by the coding sequence ATGAGGTATTTTAAATATTTTTTGTTTGTGTTTATTACTATGGGTTTATATTTGAATGGACAGGGTATAGTGGATATATCTTCAGATTTGATAGTCTACTGGAAGTTTGATGAGGGGACAGACACGATAGCGAGGGATGTATCTGGTTATCATATGCATGGAGTTTTGAGAAATGCAGGATGGACAGGGCAAGGGAAATTTGGTAAAGCGTTGTCGATAGAAAATGGTATAGGTTATATGGGGACAAAGGAACAGAATTTAGAGATACCTAAAGAGCTGAGTGTAAGTTTTTGGATATACAGAAAAGGACCTAACGGAAGTGGAGATGAATGGCTTGTATCGAGGAATAAATATGGTAGGCCATTTTTTATTAATGTAACCAAGGGAAAGAAGATAAAGGCATTTATAAGGGGTATAAATAATGGAGTTTATGTGACAGCGAATACGAGTATACAGGATAGTGTGTGGAATCATATTGTAGTGACATATAAGAGTGGAGAAATCAAAATATATATAAATGGTAATCTTGACAAGGTGGACACGACTTTGAAAGAGGATTTGTACTATGACGGTAAGAAGTATAGTATAACGGTAGGGTCGACAGACACATCGAACTTTGCCATGTATGGTTATTATGATGAGGTTCGGATTTATACTAGGGCTTTAAGTGCGAGTGACGTTAGGGCTTTATACGATGGGACTGGATTAGATGCGACACCACCATTGCCTGTAGGTTATGTATATGATGGGTTGAATGCGGATATGGATAGCACTATATCACAGACATCCCTTAGTGCGAGTTGGGGTAATGCGAGTGATCCTGATTCGAAGATAACGAAGTATTATTATGCTATAGGGACAAGTCCAGGTGGGAGTAATGTAGTAGATTGGACAAGCAATTCTGTTAATACGAGTGTATTTTATAGGGGGCTGAATTTAACGGTTGGAATGACATATTATTTTTCGGTTAAGGCTGAGAATAGTTCAGGTTTGCAGTCGACGGTTGTATCTTCGGATGGGATTAAAGTTGTGCAAGGTAATTTTCCGAATTTGATTGAGCAAGTGAAGGATACGTTAGCTCACTGGAAAATTGATTTAAGTTATACTCAGTATCTTCCGCCGTTATCAGAGATATTAAATAGGCCACATTATGATGTTAGACAAGGTGGATTATTTACCTGGCATACTATATGGCAGGATCCACCATCCAGTCATCGGACTATTGAGGATATAGATTCAGTGGGAATAAAAACAGTCAGGGTTGGTAGTTACTATAATACGATGCCGAGGCATGATGAGATAAAAAATATGGCTCTCTCGATGCGTAATTTAAAGATGAAAGTACTCTATACTTTATTAGCAAAGCAAAGATATCAGACTGGGGAGTTTAGTTCGGATGAACAATGGATTGATAGTGTGTTGGCTTTTGTGGATAGGATGATAGGTACATTTGGACCGAATGGTTCGTTCTTCAAAGAAAATCCGGATGTACCATATGAACCGGTGATATATTGGGAGGTATGGAATGAACCAGCGCTTTACTATATGTTGGGTAGAGATTATTGGAATGCATTAAATGAAGAGGGAAAGGCGGATTTGTATGCTCGGATGTTGATGGCGGTTTATCGTCATATTCGTTCTAAGCCTGAGTGGAACGATGTGAAAGTAGTTGCGATGTCTTTGGTTGGTACTGGCTTTTTCTCGCTTGTAAATGATGCGATAATTAAGTATGGTGGAAATCCCAGAGATTACTATGATATTGTTTCTTTTCACCCTTATGTAGGTGGGCCACCGGATGTTGAGAATGTTATGATTGATTCAGTTACCGGTCAAGTTGCTTACAGGAAGTCAGTGATTAATATGACAAAAACTCTTAGAGATTTAATGGCAAAATATGGGGTTTCGGATAAGCCTGTATGGTTTACAGAGATAGGTTGGTCAAGGTATAATGGGTTAAATCCGCCAACGGGTAGGCCATATCCTGTTTTAGAACGACAGCAGGCAGCATATGTTGTCAGGTTATACGCACTTGCATTGCGTTTAGGAATTGACCATGTTCATATTATGTTTGTATCGGATGGAGATGGTTCTAATTCAGGATTCTTTTATACAATAACAGAGCATGGTAAATTAGTATATCGAGGTTGGTATGAGGTAGCACATGCGGTAAGAAATTTTTACAAGGTACTGCCAGCGCCGAAGATAATTGGAGCGCTGAGTGATGGAGAGAAGGGGTTATATGCGTATTGGATGAAGGCAAACGAGAATGATCCTAACTCTAAGACGGTTTTAATGGCATGGAATGCAGAGTTGCCGATGGCGATAAATTTTCCTGCGAGTAATCCTAATGGGGATTATCTATTAGTGGACATGTTTGGGAATACTGCAATTATAAAGCCGCAGAATGGGCAGTTGGAGATACCTATAGGTCCTTACCCTGTTTATTTAATGGAAGGCACGGAGATACCTACGTATACATTTATTAATCCACCTGAGGAGTTGAAGGTGACGTATGTTGACAGGGAGAAGGGGAGAGTTGGATTAAGTTGGTTAGCGAGTTCTTCATCTGGAGTAAGTGGGTATCATATAATACGGAATGGAGAGGTGGTAGGTAGTACAAGTGGGACGAGTTATGAAGATAGTGGAATATTGTCGGATAGAGATTATACGTATGCAGTTCGTGCATATACGGCAAGTGGTGTAACGAGCATAATTTCAAATGAGGTTCAGGTATTAAGGTTGAGAGATTCGGTAGATCAGGATGACCAACAACCAATGAGATTTGAGTTATATCAGAATTATCCGAATCCGTTTAATCCTGTGACGAGGATACAGTATGAGATACCGAGTCAGGGTAGGGTATTGTTGAAGGTATATGATATACTAGGTCGTGAGGTAGCTAAGTTAGTAGATGAGGTAAAGCAGGCGGGTAAGTATGAGGTAGAGTTTGATGGTAGTAAGTTGTCGAGTGGGGTATATTTTTACAAGTTGATGGTAGGTGATAATGCATTTGTGAGAAAGATGGTGTTAATAAAGTAG
- a CDS encoding T9SS type A sorting domain-containing protein, translating into MKKILLIVWTTILLSFAVLSQTHLTVFPGTTVEVGEEVYFDAIYYARTISDTLEFEWDFGDGYRMYIDTSDGNPFESGVAVVHYFMKPGVYTVKMEGSYYKLVGVSKPVKLNTVAVDSVVITVTGEAPIAGFEVLRAPFHGRVAQYLYAKVPAGYSPSQVSARIEKVGGGYSEELVGTTVDTLQRFLLRNAQLPMGDYVITFELKSGQSVVSRIREKFTKPYNGAPVIGIDENNAFVLNGTTYFFPIGPFMSSNTSLLSRVSTALHTEGYYPSHNPSTWVDYISQGRAYNLMTIGPTRWEGFISEPAFYKRNSKVDSIVIYVQTAKNEQGLFAWCWCDEPELGGRWAQVPTQVLAAWAYRTRLEDPHHLATNQLYGYSYQRYRKPKQSNTLSAMYMYRHNAPWYGGKRHFYGDFYTHDAYPLEAQEHASFKDSTAGIFELWFENLDVFRWVNCDLIPLGACVETQNVTSCSRMDQEDYTTSWDAGPTPDELRMELWGAVVHGMKAIVYFDLFSPTPAENFSVMGEFKETITALTPVIFSVPSTRVMTHNCNTRGNRVDIMVREHGNDVYVFAVRVSEPEGEWDEVYEPEKIRFELNTGINISKAYDELSRYRWSYVKLDATEGQKEFSCVVPEGSIVPGSVIISAVINSAASQGYPDSLVDQHTGKKYPTALDIVGNLKYGYDDGNGNIIPHANYGGKKLTGAVNYSTGQIQFSFETGIPEGKGFVQVAYAPGNRQAREVSINNGVISEDLERNAVRIYRIPLDSTGGEGNGPGKFKLYQNSPNPFDSTTVIRYEIPKEVRVILKMYDLLGREVTTLVDEIKGPGRYDLKLNGEKIPSGIYFYRMIAGEFEAVKKMILIK; encoded by the coding sequence ATGAAAAAGATATTATTAATTGTTTGGACAACGATACTTTTGTCTTTTGCAGTTTTAAGCCAGACGCATCTTACTGTATTTCCAGGCACCACTGTAGAAGTAGGAGAGGAAGTGTATTTTGATGCGATATATTATGCGAGGACAATTTCGGATACGCTTGAATTTGAGTGGGATTTTGGAGATGGTTATAGGATGTATATAGACACTTCGGATGGGAATCCGTTTGAGTCTGGGGTAGCAGTGGTTCATTATTTTATGAAGCCTGGAGTGTATACTGTTAAGATGGAAGGGTCTTACTATAAGTTAGTTGGAGTAAGTAAGCCGGTAAAGCTCAATACGGTAGCGGTAGATTCAGTTGTTATAACTGTTACAGGGGAGGCACCTATTGCAGGATTTGAGGTATTACGAGCGCCATTTCATGGAAGGGTAGCGCAGTATTTATATGCAAAGGTTCCGGCTGGGTATAGTCCGAGTCAAGTTAGTGCCAGGATTGAGAAGGTAGGTGGAGGATATAGTGAGGAGTTGGTTGGTACGACGGTAGATACGTTGCAGAGGTTTTTGTTGCGGAATGCTCAATTGCCTATGGGGGATTATGTTATTACATTTGAGTTGAAGAGTGGTCAGAGTGTGGTTAGTCGGATAAGGGAGAAATTTACGAAGCCATATAATGGTGCGCCAGTAATTGGGATAGATGAGAATAATGCCTTTGTTTTGAATGGGACGACGTACTTTTTCCCTATAGGACCGTTTATGAGTAGTAATACCTCACTATTGAGTAGGGTATCGACTGCTCTACATACTGAAGGGTATTACCCTTCTCATAATCCATCGACATGGGTAGATTACATTTCTCAAGGTAGAGCTTATAATTTGATGACAATAGGTCCAACCAGATGGGAAGGTTTTATATCGGAGCCAGCATTTTACAAACGAAACTCAAAGGTAGATAGTATTGTAATATATGTACAAACAGCGAAGAATGAGCAAGGGTTATTTGCGTGGTGTTGGTGTGATGAGCCGGAGCTTGGAGGTCGTTGGGCTCAGGTGCCTACACAAGTATTGGCAGCATGGGCATATAGGACTCGGTTAGAGGATCCACATCATTTAGCAACAAATCAGCTGTATGGATATAGTTACCAGAGGTATAGAAAACCGAAGCAGAGTAATACGTTATCTGCAATGTATATGTATCGGCACAATGCGCCGTGGTATGGAGGGAAGAGGCATTTTTATGGGGATTTTTACACACATGATGCATACCCGTTAGAGGCGCAGGAGCATGCATCGTTTAAAGATTCAACTGCAGGTATATTTGAGTTATGGTTTGAGAATCTAGATGTATTCAGGTGGGTAAATTGCGATCTTATACCATTAGGTGCATGTGTAGAAACGCAGAATGTGACATCTTGTAGTAGGATGGATCAAGAGGATTACACTACCTCATGGGATGCAGGTCCGACGCCGGATGAGCTGAGGATGGAGTTATGGGGTGCAGTTGTTCATGGTATGAAAGCAATAGTATACTTTGATTTATTTTCTCCTACGCCGGCGGAGAATTTTAGTGTTATGGGAGAATTTAAGGAGACAATTACAGCGTTGACGCCGGTAATATTTTCAGTGCCATCGACGAGGGTTATGACGCATAATTGTAACACGAGGGGGAATAGAGTAGATATAATGGTACGTGAGCATGGGAATGATGTATATGTATTTGCGGTAAGGGTGAGTGAGCCGGAGGGTGAATGGGATGAGGTATATGAGCCTGAGAAGATACGTTTTGAGTTGAACACAGGGATAAATATTTCGAAAGCGTATGATGAGTTATCGAGGTATAGGTGGAGTTATGTGAAGTTAGATGCTACTGAGGGGCAGAAGGAATTTAGTTGTGTAGTTCCGGAGGGTAGTATAGTACCTGGTAGTGTAATAATATCTGCTGTAATAAATAGTGCAGCATCGCAGGGGTATCCTGATTCATTAGTAGATCAACATACAGGGAAGAAGTATCCGACGGCATTAGATATAGTTGGTAATTTGAAGTATGGATATGATGATGGGAATGGGAATATTATACCACACGCAAATTATGGTGGTAAGAAGTTAACAGGGGCGGTTAATTATTCGACTGGGCAGATACAGTTTAGTTTTGAGACTGGAATACCGGAGGGGAAGGGATTTGTGCAGGTAGCGTATGCGCCTGGCAATAGGCAAGCTCGAGAGGTTTCGATTAATAATGGAGTTATCAGTGAAGATCTTGAGCGGAATGCGGTGAGGATATATAGGATACCGCTTGATTCAACTGGAGGTGAGGGAAATGGTCCTGGCAAGTTTAAATTATATCAGAATTCTCCTAATCCGTTTGATTCTACTACGGTGATACGGTATGAAATTCCAAAGGAGGTAAGAGTGATATTAAAGATGTATGACCTCTTAGGACGGGAGGTGACTACTTTGGTTGATGAGATCAAAGGACCTGGAAGGTATGATTTAAAGTTAAATGGAGAAAAAATTCCTTCTGGAATATATTTTTACAGGATGATAGCGGGTGAGTTTGAGGCAGTAAAAAAGATGATATTGATAAAATAG
- a CDS encoding T9SS type A sorting domain-containing protein: MIHWQILGNVHPESGHQPGLLAIPTFTAALLEINKYKVFVQTLAEVLGNERYSRKNFHEYCMLHESSWNPDVVLWGGVDTENKYWDYVIKGSGNRSIADPYGYIDGGKSPEPSYQAICINGYKGEVLCAHLMPAMREVWFDSVYMRMTKYVDRMVNLGKWTQPDPCAPAEGVWRGTGPKNGKPCTSAMPSPDGGDTCILSYDNYKKTFGPDTNNPGKCICDKDSSDGIGRFPYVHGSQVGWQYKSKFVDTMWSVYRASGVEEEEKGNYSDFLLLENYPNPFSGKTRIVYGIPRKSRVMVKVYDVVGREVIKLVDEEKEAGRYEIEFEAERIPSGVYFCKLTMGECSFGKKIVVIK; the protein is encoded by the coding sequence ATGATACATTGGCAGATATTAGGTAATGTTCATCCTGAATCGGGTCACCAGCCGGGATTGTTAGCGATACCGACATTTACAGCGGCTTTATTGGAAATTAACAAGTATAAGGTATTTGTGCAGACACTAGCGGAGGTATTAGGTAATGAACGTTATTCTAGGAAAAATTTTCATGAATATTGTATGTTACACGAGAGTAGTTGGAATCCAGATGTAGTTTTATGGGGAGGGGTTGATACTGAGAATAAATACTGGGATTATGTTATAAAAGGTAGCGGTAATCGTTCGATTGCAGATCCGTATGGGTATATAGATGGAGGTAAATCACCTGAGCCGTCGTATCAGGCGATATGTATTAATGGATATAAAGGGGAGGTGTTATGTGCGCATTTGATGCCGGCAATGCGGGAGGTATGGTTTGATTCAGTGTATATGAGGATGACGAAGTATGTAGATAGGATGGTGAATTTAGGTAAATGGACACAGCCAGATCCATGCGCACCTGCAGAAGGGGTATGGAGGGGGACGGGCCCGAAGAATGGTAAGCCATGTACATCAGCGATGCCAAGTCCTGATGGAGGAGATACATGTATATTGAGTTATGATAATTACAAGAAGACGTTTGGGCCTGATACGAATAATCCTGGTAAGTGTATATGTGATAAGGATTCGTCGGATGGGATAGGTAGATTTCCGTATGTGCATGGTAGTCAGGTAGGATGGCAGTATAAGAGTAAGTTTGTGGACACGATGTGGAGTGTATATAGAGCATCTGGTGTAGAAGAGGAAGAAAAAGGAAATTATTCAGATTTTCTATTGTTGGAGAATTATCCTAATCCTTTTAGTGGAAAAACCAGAATAGTTTATGGGATACCTAGAAAATCAAGGGTGATGGTGAAGGTTTATGATGTGGTTGGGCGGGAAGTGATTAAGCTTGTAGATGAGGAGAAGGAAGCTGGTAGGTATGAGATAGAATTTGAAGCTGAGAGGATACCCTCGGGAGTTTATTTTTGTAAACTTACAATGGGTGAATGTTCTTTTGGGAAAAAGATAGTAGTGATAAAATAA
- a CDS encoding T9SS type A sorting domain-containing protein: protein MTWQNGVGGGEDPVYRCRWAGSSVGGPDGNKRWGLDAEDSVLTGNRVCMDTYLRATQEYINHCKANGYPTKVFFTTGPVDGTSGELAYQRYLKHEHIRNYVKNSTDGILFDYADILSWSDSGEEYTISWTDLGGTYHSFQHIHPDNMLDLDGSYTEDGDHIGQRGALRLAKAMWYMLARIAGWDGILGVEEDGKFEAKDFLLRQNYPNPFHITTTISYRLPTRGYVRLTIYDFLGREIKALVDGMRESSEQKVEWDGKNTQGEQVASGIYFYQLKTSSGFISTKKMLLIR from the coding sequence ATGACATGGCAGAATGGAGTTGGTGGAGGAGAAGATCCCGTATATAGATGCAGGTGGGCTGGTTCCTCAGTTGGCGGTCCAGATGGAAACAAACGCTGGGGTTTAGATGCAGAAGATTCGGTTCTAACCGGTAATCGTGTTTGTATGGATACTTATTTGCGAGCAACTCAGGAATATATCAATCACTGCAAAGCTAATGGTTACCCCACTAAGGTGTTTTTTACAACCGGACCGGTTGACGGTACAAGCGGAGAGCTGGCATACCAGCGATATTTGAAACATGAGCATATTCGTAATTATGTTAAAAACTCCACTGATGGAATTCTATTTGACTATGCAGATATACTTTCATGGAGTGATTCTGGAGAGGAATATACCATAAGCTGGACAGATCTTGGTGGAACTTATCACTCATTCCAGCATATCCATCCTGATAATATGTTAGATTTAGATGGCAGTTACACAGAAGATGGCGACCATATTGGTCAACGTGGTGCGTTAAGACTTGCAAAGGCTATGTGGTATATGTTAGCTCGAATTGCAGGCTGGGATGGAATCTTAGGGGTTGAGGAGGATGGAAAGTTTGAAGCAAAAGATTTTCTCCTGAGGCAGAATTATCCGAATCCATTTCATATAACGACAACAATCAGCTATCGGCTCCCAACTAGAGGTTATGTTAGACTTACCATATACGACTTCCTTGGAAGGGAGATTAAAGCACTTGTTGATGGGATGAGAGAATCTAGTGAGCAAAAAGTAGAGTGGGATGGTAAAAACACACAAGGTGAACAAGTTGCAAGCGGAATATATTTTTACCAATTAAAAACAAGCAGTGGTTTTATAAGCACGAAGAAGATGTTGTTGATAAGATAA